From one Catenuloplanes nepalensis genomic stretch:
- a CDS encoding SRPBCC family protein, which yields MSTVKQAIEVGAPLHAVYEQLSHFENYPQFMSGVQEVTQLSSTKTHWIMDLDGQRREFDAQITECRPDELVAWRATNGPAFSEVITLKPMTAERTQIIAQMDADVAALMPSDRHAQDSLSRRLKADLTSFKRLMENAGFSPHQASGVPLATTMGRAGTNAGMNVGLNKTYGGNEPGITTAGTLSESLTRPTIGSGSGIGASTKRGNQRSATPSPAIMRNRRPEPITQPAGRISAAKPAETAGTTEATTTGATASTVSATGPTTATTAATGGTRRAGEGISGGMGADSTIDLAAADDVTERVPKNGRRTPKQP from the coding sequence ATGAGCACCGTGAAGCAGGCCATCGAGGTGGGCGCGCCACTGCATGCGGTCTACGAGCAGCTGTCGCACTTCGAGAACTATCCGCAGTTCATGAGCGGGGTCCAGGAGGTCACCCAGCTGTCCAGCACCAAGACCCACTGGATCATGGATCTGGACGGCCAGCGGCGGGAGTTCGACGCGCAGATCACCGAGTGCCGCCCGGACGAACTGGTCGCCTGGCGCGCCACGAACGGGCCCGCGTTCTCCGAGGTGATCACGCTCAAGCCGATGACCGCCGAGCGTACCCAGATCATCGCGCAGATGGACGCGGACGTGGCCGCGCTGATGCCCAGCGACCGGCACGCCCAGGACTCGCTGAGCCGCCGGCTGAAAGCCGACCTCACCAGCTTCAAGCGCCTCATGGAGAACGCCGGTTTCAGTCCGCACCAGGCATCCGGCGTGCCCCTCGCCACCACGATGGGCCGGGCCGGCACGAACGCCGGCATGAACGTGGGGCTGAACAAGACGTACGGCGGGAACGAGCCCGGCATCACCACCGCGGGCACGCTCTCCGAGAGCCTGACCAGGCCGACCATCGGCTCCGGCTCCGGCATCGGCGCCAGCACGAAGCGCGGCAACCAGCGCTCGGCCACGCCCAGCCCGGCGATCATGCGCAACCGCCGCCCCGAGCCGATCACCCAGCCGGCCGGCCGGATCAGCGCCGCCAAGCCCGCGGAGACCGCCGGCACCACCGAGGCCACGACCACCGGCGCCACCGCCTCCACCGTCTCGGCCACCGGCCCCACCACCGCCACGACCGCGGCCACCGGCGGTACCCGCCGGGCCGGCGAGGGCATCAGCGGCGGCATGGGCGCCGACTCCACCATCGATCTGGCCGCCGCGGACGACGTCACCGAGCGTGTCCCCAAGAACGGCCGGCGCACGCCCAAGCAGCCCTGA
- a CDS encoding hydrolase: protein MSAERTAAVEATPMLDLCADAHVHTGFSAGRDSVGVVVMAADRAGLTALTFADQAGPDSTWLPAYGDSVRRAQQRTDIRLSVAAEIEIIRADGWLAWPPDLGGLDAISVSLSRLPLATGPATPQQIRGLLAAGSVRRADVIERAVEATVRGVERAARYAPARLARPLSLLNQIGISEDEIDAHLLTHLVEGCRVTHATVEVSEAWRTPSAALVRRLLDAGVTVSAASDARYAAQVGRWQYVATL from the coding sequence GTGAGCGCAGAGCGCACCGCCGCCGTCGAGGCGACGCCGATGCTTGACCTGTGCGCCGACGCGCACGTCCACACCGGGTTCTCCGCGGGGCGCGACAGCGTCGGCGTGGTCGTGATGGCCGCCGACCGGGCCGGACTCACCGCGCTGACGTTCGCGGACCAGGCAGGCCCGGACAGCACGTGGCTCCCCGCCTACGGCGACTCGGTCCGCCGCGCGCAGCAGCGCACGGACATCCGGCTCTCGGTCGCGGCCGAGATCGAGATCATCCGGGCCGACGGCTGGCTGGCCTGGCCGCCGGACCTGGGCGGCCTGGACGCCATCTCGGTCTCGCTCAGCCGCCTGCCGCTGGCCACCGGACCGGCCACCCCGCAGCAGATCCGCGGCCTGCTGGCGGCCGGCTCGGTGCGGCGCGCGGACGTGATCGAGCGCGCGGTGGAGGCCACGGTCCGCGGTGTCGAGCGTGCCGCCCGGTATGCGCCGGCCCGCCTGGCCCGCCCGCTCAGCCTGCTCAACCAGATCGGCATCTCCGAGGACGAGATCGACGCGCACTTGCTCACCCACCTGGTCGAGGGCTGCCGTGTCACGCACGCCACGGTCGAGGTCAGCGAGGCCTGGCGTACCCCGTCCGCGGCCCTGGTCCGCCGGCTGCTCGACGCGGGCGTGACCGTCTCCGCCGCCTCGGACGCCCGCTACGCCGCCCAGGTCGGCCGCTGGCAGTACGTCGCCACGCTCTGA
- a CDS encoding methyl-accepting chemotaxis protein, with the protein MAGLADVGVGKRLSVIVVSGVVVAACVTGIGMWSQERLADQAETVRVFALTKAALNHLDTRESELKVDAYRAANGEDTTGDVTDDVQSALDALTAAQQHELPGEIDDDIGALATSVEGFNTFTTQFITDAVANPASVRDRYDQIAEQNNVVDDQIGAIHDKLDAVIEQEQADMAATIASSRLWMLLVAGLGVAALIGFAAPLVRSILNPVRRVGEVVGALADGDLTVRTGISSHDELGRMAQGLDQAVDRMRQAMETMAENAHTLAGAATELSATSSEIAHAAQQTNGQTSAASAEAEEISRNVQTVAAGGEEMGLSIREISQNTNEAAQIAGQAVSEAALATQSIERLGESSAEIGNVIKLITSIAEQTNLLALNATIEAARAGDAGKGFAVVASEVKDLAQETARATEDISSRVAAIQSDTGGAVEVINRISEVIAKINDYQTTIASAVEEQTATTAEMSRSIAEVAAGASRIAGSISEVSQAGAQSMEGVNQTNQASQEVARTAEELRALVSSFRIS; encoded by the coding sequence TTGGCTGGTCTGGCTGACGTGGGCGTGGGGAAACGCCTCTCCGTCATCGTGGTGTCCGGCGTCGTCGTGGCCGCGTGCGTCACCGGCATCGGCATGTGGTCGCAGGAGCGCCTCGCCGATCAGGCCGAGACGGTACGTGTCTTCGCGCTGACCAAGGCCGCGCTCAACCACCTGGACACCCGCGAGAGCGAGCTGAAGGTGGACGCGTACCGGGCTGCCAACGGCGAGGACACCACCGGCGACGTGACCGACGACGTGCAGTCCGCGCTGGACGCGCTCACGGCCGCACAGCAGCATGAGCTGCCGGGCGAGATCGACGACGACATCGGGGCGCTGGCCACGAGCGTCGAGGGCTTCAACACGTTCACCACGCAGTTCATCACGGACGCGGTGGCGAACCCGGCGAGCGTACGCGACCGCTACGACCAGATCGCCGAGCAGAACAACGTGGTCGACGACCAGATCGGGGCGATCCACGACAAGCTCGACGCCGTGATCGAACAGGAACAGGCCGACATGGCCGCCACCATCGCCTCGTCCCGGCTGTGGATGCTGCTGGTCGCCGGACTCGGCGTGGCCGCGCTGATCGGCTTCGCGGCGCCGCTGGTCCGCTCGATCCTCAACCCGGTCCGCCGAGTCGGCGAGGTGGTCGGCGCGCTCGCCGACGGCGACCTCACGGTCCGCACCGGGATCTCCTCGCACGACGAGCTCGGCCGGATGGCTCAAGGCCTGGACCAGGCCGTGGACCGGATGCGGCAGGCGATGGAGACGATGGCCGAGAACGCGCACACGCTCGCCGGCGCCGCCACCGAACTCTCCGCGACCAGCTCCGAGATCGCCCACGCGGCACAGCAGACGAACGGGCAGACCTCCGCCGCGTCCGCCGAGGCCGAGGAGATCTCCCGCAATGTGCAGACCGTCGCGGCCGGCGGTGAGGAGATGGGCCTGTCCATCCGGGAGATCTCGCAGAACACCAACGAGGCCGCGCAGATCGCCGGTCAGGCCGTCAGCGAGGCCGCGCTGGCCACCCAGAGCATTGAGCGGCTGGGCGAGTCCAGCGCCGAGATCGGCAACGTGATCAAGCTGATCACCTCGATCGCGGAACAGACCAACCTGCTCGCGCTGAACGCCACCATCGAGGCCGCGCGGGCCGGCGACGCGGGCAAGGGCTTCGCGGTCGTCGCGTCCGAGGTCAAGGACCTGGCCCAGGAGACCGCGCGGGCCACCGAGGACATCTCGTCCCGGGTCGCCGCGATCCAGTCCGACACCGGCGGCGCGGTCGAGGTGATCAACCGGATCAGCGAGGTCATCGCGAAGATCAACGACTACCAGACCACGATCGCCAGCGCGGTGGAGGAGCAGACCGCCACGACCGCGGAGATGTCCCGCAGCATCGCGGAGGTGGCCGCCGGCGCCAGCCGGATCGCCGGCAGCATCTCCGAGGTCTCCCAGGCCGGCGCGCAGTCGATGGAGGGCGTCAACCAGACCAACCAGGCCAGCCAGGAGGTCGCCCGCACCGCCGAGGAACTCCGCGCCCTGGTCAGCAGCTTCCGAATCAGCTGA
- a CDS encoding peptidoglycan DD-metalloendopeptidase family protein, translating into MPTKRNRRRASAVAIAGLGLLVGGLATVTASPAEAASSVSGSVSTGGLVLNVRKAAKTGAQRAGTLQEGAKVTIVCQTKGNRVTGTVRSTDLWDRLTDGGYVSDAYIKRPATKLPVCDPPRPSPSRSTESAAGAAWVLPVPAAMNSAFRTPQRPTHHGMDLAAAKETPVRAAHTGVVMRVLCQVSIGTCDTDGGLTVGGCGWFAEIRDADGVTTRYCHLVRRPSVVPGQTVRAGDVIGQVGSSGHSTGPHLHFEVHTAFPATPENAVDPFLFLKEKGVPVR; encoded by the coding sequence TTGCCCACGAAACGCAACCGTCGCCGTGCCTCGGCGGTGGCCATCGCCGGACTCGGACTGCTGGTCGGCGGCCTCGCCACGGTGACCGCGAGCCCCGCGGAGGCGGCCTCCTCGGTGTCCGGTTCGGTCAGCACCGGCGGGCTCGTGCTCAACGTCCGCAAGGCGGCCAAGACCGGAGCCCAGCGGGCCGGGACGCTCCAGGAGGGCGCCAAGGTCACCATCGTCTGCCAGACCAAGGGCAACCGCGTCACCGGTACGGTCCGGAGCACCGATCTGTGGGACCGGCTCACCGACGGCGGCTACGTCTCGGATGCGTACATCAAGCGGCCGGCCACGAAGCTGCCGGTCTGTGACCCGCCGAGGCCGAGCCCGAGCCGCAGCACCGAGAGCGCTGCCGGCGCCGCGTGGGTGCTGCCGGTGCCGGCCGCGATGAACAGCGCGTTCCGGACGCCGCAGCGGCCCACTCACCACGGCATGGATCTGGCCGCCGCGAAGGAGACCCCGGTCCGGGCGGCGCACACCGGCGTGGTGATGCGTGTGCTCTGCCAGGTCTCGATCGGCACGTGCGACACCGACGGCGGCCTGACCGTGGGCGGCTGCGGCTGGTTCGCGGAGATCCGCGACGCGGACGGCGTCACCACCCGGTACTGCCACCTGGTCCGGCGTCCGTCCGTGGTGCCCGGCCAGACCGTGCGCGCGGGCGACGTGATCGGGCAGGTCGGCTCGTCCGGCCACTCCACCGGCCCGCACCTGCACTTCGAGGTGCACACCGCCTTCCCTGCCACGCCGGAGAACGCGGTCGACCCGTTCCTCTTCCTGAAGGAGAAGGGCGTCCCCGTGCGCTGA
- the csrA gene encoding carbon storage regulator CsrA: MLVLTRRSGESVMVGDDIVITVLEVRGEVIRLGIRAPRTVQVHREEIYRELQTANREAASPAESAVEALAGALRKPD, encoded by the coding sequence ATGCTCGTATTGACCCGCCGCTCCGGAGAGAGCGTGATGGTCGGCGACGACATCGTCATCACCGTGCTGGAGGTGCGGGGCGAAGTGATCCGGCTCGGGATCCGCGCGCCTCGAACCGTGCAGGTGCACCGTGAGGAGATCTACCGGGAGTTGCAGACCGCGAACCGCGAGGCGGCATCCCCGGCGGAGAGCGCCGTGGAGGCGCTCGCCGGAGCACTGCGCAAGCCCGACTGA
- the fliW gene encoding flagellar assembly protein FliW, which yields MDADLLDLPIIDLVSPMPGFPDNRQFVLVRLDENGLLYSLKSVDNADLRFLVMPPAPFFPDYAPEIDDEATEMLGSPKPEDLMVLLVVTAGDSASHATANLLAPIVIDRGNRRGMQTVLSGSGLPVRAELAVAG from the coding sequence ATGGACGCAGACCTGCTGGATCTGCCGATCATCGACCTGGTCTCTCCGATGCCCGGTTTCCCGGACAACCGGCAGTTCGTGCTGGTCCGGCTGGACGAGAACGGCCTGCTCTACTCGCTCAAGTCGGTCGACAACGCCGACCTGCGTTTCCTCGTCATGCCGCCGGCACCGTTCTTCCCGGACTACGCTCCGGAGATCGACGACGAGGCCACCGAGATGCTCGGCTCCCCCAAGCCGGAGGACCTGATGGTCCTGCTCGTGGTGACGGCCGGCGACTCCGCCTCGCACGCCACGGCGAACCTGCTCGCCCCGATCGTCATCGACCGGGGCAACCGCCGGGGCATGCAGACCGTGCTCAGCGGGTCCGGGCTGCCGGTGCGTGCGGAGCTCGCCGTCGCGGGGTGA
- the flgL gene encoding flagellar hook-associated protein FlgL, producing the protein MAMQLRVTDGAITNRVLANLQGNLTRVGNLQEQLSSGKQISRPSDSPTGTVSAMQLRGESRAVQQYSRNASDGLGWLGVIDSALTSSLSQTGKVRELVLQGMSAGTASTGDAREAIAVEVENLREALIGVANTKFLERPVFGGTTTGERAFDENGTYVGDSGTVMRTVGDNSKVQVDANGGQVFGGNGEDFQLFAVLETITNNLRSGNTAALGADLQNLDVAIGTIKTNLADVGARYNRIETSRTAADDRLLNVKSKLSEIEDIDLPNTIMQMQLQQTAYQAALQATAKVIQPSLMDFLR; encoded by the coding sequence ATGGCGATGCAGCTGAGGGTCACCGACGGTGCCATCACGAATCGGGTGCTGGCGAACCTGCAGGGCAACCTGACCCGGGTCGGCAACCTCCAGGAACAGCTCTCCAGCGGCAAGCAGATCAGCCGCCCGTCCGACTCGCCGACCGGCACGGTGTCCGCGATGCAACTCCGCGGCGAGTCACGCGCGGTGCAGCAGTACTCGCGCAACGCCTCGGACGGCCTCGGCTGGCTCGGCGTGATCGACTCGGCGCTGACCAGCTCGCTGTCCCAGACCGGAAAGGTGCGCGAGCTGGTACTGCAGGGCATGTCGGCCGGCACCGCCAGCACCGGGGACGCGCGCGAGGCGATCGCGGTCGAGGTGGAGAACCTGCGCGAGGCGCTGATCGGCGTCGCGAACACGAAGTTCCTGGAGCGGCCGGTGTTCGGCGGCACCACCACCGGGGAGCGCGCGTTCGACGAGAACGGCACGTACGTCGGCGACTCCGGGACAGTGATGCGCACGGTCGGCGACAACTCCAAGGTGCAGGTCGACGCGAATGGCGGGCAGGTCTTCGGCGGTAACGGCGAGGACTTCCAGTTGTTCGCGGTGCTGGAGACGATCACCAACAATCTGCGCAGCGGTAACACCGCTGCCCTTGGTGCCGATCTTCAGAATCTCGACGTCGCGATTGGTACGATCAAGACAAATCTGGCCGACGTCGGTGCCCGGTACAACCGCATCGAGACCAGCCGGACCGCCGCCGACGACCGGCTGCTGAACGTGAAGAGCAAGCTCTCGGAGATCGAGGACATCGATCTTCCCAACACCATCATGCAGATGCAGTTGCAGCAGACGGCTTACCAGGCGGCGCTGCAGGCGACCGCCAAGGTGATCCAGCCCTCGCTGATGGATTTCCTGCGCTAG
- the flgK gene encoding flagellar hook-associated protein FlgK gives MASTFSGITTALSSLYAQRRALDVAGQNIANANTEGYTRQRVQMTSASGNTMPTRWSTSDGIGNGVAISDIRRTRDEFLEGRGREERANSAYLTNQKQQFVTIENTFAEPSDTALQHQMGELWGAFSDVSNSPNDRAIRTALIQQGNTVVDGIHSAYNALGAQWKANRDQADAYATEVNTLAKNIAQLNTTIQRATAAGLPVNEMADQRDVQLMKISELTGATSSLQADGTAAVYLGGSGLVQGVTAREIRITGADRLQNQTGDPASSVTVRWADSGTPAQVGGTLASIHDTLTNTIPKYANSLDGVAANLAATVNTIHAGGYGLDGTGGRTFFTGSTAESIKVAFDDPEFVAASGTSGTFDAANADALADLATTPGGPAETYAVMIANLGVEAQSVDRRQAIQSVVTQDTDAARESFAGVNLDEEMTQLITYQRGYEAASRVLNAVDEMLDVLINRMAV, from the coding sequence ATGGCGAGTACCTTCTCCGGAATCACCACCGCGCTCAGCTCGCTCTACGCGCAGCGCCGCGCGCTGGACGTGGCGGGCCAGAACATCGCGAACGCGAACACCGAGGGATACACCCGGCAGCGCGTGCAGATGACGTCGGCCAGCGGAAACACCATGCCGACCAGGTGGTCCACCTCGGACGGCATCGGCAACGGCGTCGCGATCTCCGACATCCGCCGCACCCGGGACGAGTTCCTGGAGGGGCGCGGGCGGGAGGAGCGCGCCAACAGCGCGTACCTGACGAACCAGAAGCAGCAGTTCGTCACGATCGAGAACACGTTCGCGGAGCCCAGCGACACCGCGCTGCAGCACCAGATGGGCGAACTGTGGGGTGCGTTCAGCGACGTCTCCAACAGCCCGAACGACCGGGCGATCCGGACCGCGCTGATCCAGCAGGGCAACACCGTGGTCGACGGCATCCACTCCGCCTACAACGCGCTGGGCGCGCAGTGGAAGGCGAACCGGGACCAGGCCGACGCGTACGCCACCGAGGTCAACACGCTGGCCAAGAACATCGCGCAACTGAACACCACGATCCAGCGCGCCACCGCGGCCGGCCTGCCGGTCAACGAGATGGCCGACCAGCGCGACGTGCAGCTCATGAAGATCTCCGAGTTGACCGGCGCCACCTCGTCGCTGCAGGCCGATGGCACGGCCGCGGTCTACCTCGGCGGATCCGGCCTGGTGCAGGGCGTCACCGCCCGGGAGATCCGGATCACCGGCGCGGACCGGCTGCAGAACCAGACCGGCGACCCGGCCAGCAGCGTGACCGTGCGGTGGGCCGACTCCGGCACGCCCGCGCAGGTCGGCGGCACGCTCGCGTCGATCCACGACACACTGACGAACACGATCCCGAAGTACGCGAACTCCCTCGACGGCGTCGCCGCGAACCTGGCGGCCACGGTCAACACCATCCACGCCGGCGGGTACGGCCTGGACGGCACCGGCGGCCGCACGTTCTTCACCGGCAGCACCGCCGAGTCGATCAAGGTGGCGTTCGACGATCCGGAGTTCGTGGCCGCGTCCGGGACGTCCGGCACGTTCGACGCCGCGAACGCGGACGCGCTCGCCGACCTGGCGACCACGCCGGGCGGGCCGGCCGAGACGTACGCCGTCATGATCGCGAACCTCGGCGTGGAGGCGCAGTCAGTCGACCGCCGGCAGGCGATCCAGTCCGTGGTCACCCAGGACACGGACGCGGCACGGGAGTCGTTCGCCGGCGTCAACCTGGACGAGGAGATGACCCAGCTGATCACGTACCAGCGCGGGTATGAGGCGGCGTCCCGGGTGCTCAACGCGGTCGACGAGATGCTCGACGTGCTGATCAACCGCATGGCTGTCTAG
- the flgN gene encoding flagellar export chaperone FlgN encodes MSLIELSSVLWRTRELMELLLFKLEEEQVLLASGRSRWLAHATREVEMVLEQMRETEVIRAAHAQAAAVELRLSPEASLGEIADAAAAPWSDLLHEHRKSFLTLTAEISGLAATNRDLLSAGQRAARETMMIIAGSVETYGPKGQSVSAGHRARLVDEAI; translated from the coding sequence GTGAGCTTGATCGAACTGTCCAGCGTCCTGTGGCGAACCCGGGAGCTGATGGAGCTGTTGCTCTTCAAGCTCGAGGAGGAGCAGGTGCTCCTCGCCTCCGGCCGCTCGCGGTGGCTCGCGCACGCGACCCGCGAGGTCGAGATGGTCCTCGAACAGATGCGCGAGACCGAGGTCATCCGCGCCGCCCACGCGCAGGCGGCCGCGGTCGAACTCCGGCTGTCGCCCGAAGCCAGCCTGGGGGAGATCGCCGACGCGGCGGCCGCGCCGTGGAGCGACCTCCTCCATGAACACCGTAAGTCATTTCTGACGCTGACCGCGGAGATCAGCGGTCTTGCCGCCACCAACCGCGACCTGCTCTCGGCCGGGCAGCGCGCGGCACGCGAGACCATGATGATCATCGCCGGCTCCGTCGAGACCTACGGCCCCAAGGGGCAGTCCGTGTCCGCAGGCCACCGTGCCCGCCTAGTGGATGAGGCGATCTGA
- a CDS encoding sigma-70 family RNA polymerase sigma factor, with amino-acid sequence MTAVAAATAANVATAHEQEHLIREHIPLVGHLVRDMLSRVPSHVNRDDLTSAGLAALVTAARGFDPSRGIPFARFAATRVRGALLDELRHLDWASRSVRSRARKTDTARQELTATLGRTPTQQELAGFLGVAVDELKEVEDDVQRAVVLSLQGFTTGAAEDMVTERTAGPEDLLLHREKIGYLHNAIEALPDRLRTVVNGYFMQERPMATIAAELGVTESRVSQLRAEALTLLREGLNTHLDPELIDRKDKKDGCVARRRASYYQEVGSLGNLHTRLAFTDHHGVPIAIAA; translated from the coding sequence ATGACTGCCGTCGCCGCGGCCACCGCCGCGAACGTCGCCACCGCCCACGAGCAGGAGCATCTGATCCGGGAACACATCCCGCTCGTCGGCCACCTGGTCCGCGACATGCTGAGCCGGGTGCCCTCGCACGTCAATCGCGACGACCTGACCTCGGCCGGCCTTGCCGCGCTGGTCACGGCCGCGCGTGGCTTCGACCCGTCGCGCGGTATCCCGTTCGCCCGGTTCGCCGCCACCCGCGTGCGCGGCGCGCTCCTCGACGAGCTACGCCATCTGGACTGGGCGTCCCGGTCCGTCCGGTCCCGGGCCCGCAAGACCGACACCGCCCGCCAGGAACTGACCGCCACGCTCGGGCGGACGCCGACCCAGCAGGAGCTGGCCGGGTTCCTCGGCGTCGCGGTGGACGAGCTCAAGGAGGTGGAGGACGACGTGCAGCGCGCGGTCGTGCTCAGCCTGCAGGGCTTCACCACCGGCGCGGCGGAGGACATGGTCACCGAGCGCACCGCCGGCCCGGAGGACCTGCTGCTGCACCGGGAGAAGATCGGCTACCTGCACAACGCGATCGAGGCGCTGCCGGACCGGCTGCGCACCGTGGTCAACGGCTACTTCATGCAGGAGCGGCCGATGGCGACGATCGCGGCCGAGCTCGGCGTGACCGAGTCCCGCGTCTCGCAGCTGCGCGCGGAGGCGCTGACGCTGCTGCGCGAAGGGCTCAACACACACCTGGACCCGGAGCTGATCGACCGCAAGGACAAGAAGGACGGGTGCGTGGCCCGCCGGCGCGCCTCCTACTACCAGGAGGTGGGCTCGCTCGGGAACCTGCACACCCGGCTCGCGTTCACCGACCACCACGGGGTCCCGATCGCGATAGCGGCCTGA
- a CDS encoding flagellin N-terminal helical domain-containing protein, which translates to MGLRINQNIAAQNAYRNLSVTDGQMSKSLEKLSSGFRINRAADDAAGLSISEGLRAQTGGLKVAVRNAQDGISVVQTAEGALTEVHSILQRMRDLSVQASSSGSNDSDARTASNTEFQELGKELDRIANTTKFGSQALLDGNYSGDFQVDWKDVTTTGGKFQVAITQAMDSTSLGVGGQDLVAAGGADTALAAIDTAIANVSTTRATLGAYQNRLEHTINNLNVSVENLSASESRIRDTDMAQEMVSFTRAQILSQAGTSMLAQANQAPQGVLSLLR; encoded by the coding sequence ATGGGTCTTCGTATCAACCAGAACATCGCCGCGCAGAACGCCTACCGGAACCTGTCCGTCACCGACGGCCAGATGTCCAAGTCGCTGGAGAAGCTGTCCAGCGGTTTCCGGATCAACCGGGCGGCCGACGACGCGGCTGGTCTGAGCATCAGCGAGGGCCTGCGCGCCCAGACCGGTGGCCTCAAGGTCGCCGTTCGTAACGCGCAGGACGGTATCAGCGTCGTGCAGACCGCTGAAGGTGCGCTCACCGAGGTGCACAGCATTCTCCAGCGTATGCGTGACCTGTCCGTGCAGGCGTCGTCGTCCGGTTCCAACGATTCGGACGCGCGTACCGCCAGCAACACCGAGTTTCAGGAGCTGGGCAAGGAGCTCGACCGGATTGCGAACACCACCAAGTTCGGGTCCCAGGCGCTCCTCGACGGCAACTACTCCGGCGACTTCCAGGTGGACTGGAAGGACGTCACGACCACGGGTGGAAAGTTCCAGGTGGCGATCACCCAGGCCATGGACTCCACGAGTCTGGGCGTCGGCGGCCAGGATCTGGTCGCCGCCGGTGGTGCCGACACGGCCCTCGCGGCCATCGACACCGCCATCGCGAACGTCTCCACCACCCGTGCGACGCTCGGTGCGTACCAGAACCGTCTCGAGCACACGATCAACAACCTGAACGTGTCGGTCGAGAACCTGTCGGCGTCGGAGTCGCGTATCCGTGACACCGACATGGCCCAGGAGATGGTCTCGTTCACGCGGGCCCAGATCCTGTCGCAGGCTGGCACCTCCATGCTGGCCCAGGCGAACCAGGCCCCGCAGGGCGTTCTGTCGCTGCTGCGCTAA